One genomic region from Ammospiza caudacuta isolate bAmmCau1 chromosome 1, bAmmCau1.pri, whole genome shotgun sequence encodes:
- the PIK3R4 gene encoding phosphoinositide 3-kinase regulatory subunit 4, whose protein sequence is MGNQLAGIAPSQILSVDSYFSDIHDFEYDKSLGSTRFFKVARAKHREGLVVVKVFAIQDPTLPLTSYKQELEELKIRLHSAQNCLPFQKATLSEKAAMLFRQYVRDNLYDRISTRPFLNNIEKRWIAFQILTAVDQAHKSGVRHGDIKTENIMVTSWNWVLLTDFASFKPTYLPEDNPADFNYFFDTSRRRTCYIAPERFVDGSMFATELENMRDPSTPLVDLANSNQRTRGELKRAMDIFSAGCVIAELFTEGVPLFDLSQLLAYRNGLFSPDQVLNKIEDHSIRELVTQMIHREPDKRLAAEDYLKQQRNNAFPEIFYTFLQPYMAQFAKETFVSADERILVIRKDLDNIIHNLCGHDRTEKAEGETKENGLVILVSVITSCLQTLKYCDSKLAALELILHLAPRLSVEILLDRITPYLLHFSNDSVPRVRAESVRTLTKVLALVKEVPRNDINIYPEYILPGIAHLAQDEATIVRLAYAENIALLAETALRFLELVQLKNLNMENEPNGEEMDETSHPSDNYDTELQALHEMVQQKVVTLLSDPENIVKQTLMENGITRLCVFFGRQKANDVLLSHMITFLNDKNDWHLRGAFFDSIVGVAAYVGWQSSSILKPLLQQGLSDAEEFVIYKALNALTCMCQLGLLQKPHIYEFACDIAPFLCHPNLWICYGAVGFITVVAQYLNIADVYCKLMPYLHPFITQPIIQVDKEIVLLSVLKEPVSRSIFDYVLRSKDITSLFRHLHLRQMKRTGALSECPPPEDPAIAQLLKKLISQGMTEEEEDKLLALKDFMLKSNKAKANIVDQSHLHDSSHKGVIDLSALGITGRQVDLVKTKQDSDDKRARKHVKQDSNVNEEWKSMFGSLEPTNISQPISKGHGQTTDPEAIQAGKPLRSESSAGICATLSSSPQASDGAVVQPRKPTLQGLSSTMSPSAHQLRITTCKTELQQLIQQKREQCNAERLAKQMMENAEWESKPPPPGWRPKGLLVAHLHEHKSAVNRIRVSDEHSIFATCSNDGTVKVWNSQKMEGKTTTTRSILTYSRIGGHVKTLTFCQGSHYLAIASDNGAIQLLGIESSKLPKSPKIHPIQSRSLDLKDDGCVVDIHHFNSGAQSVLAYGTVNGSLVGWDLRCSSNAWTLKHDLKLGLITSFAVDIHQCWLCIGTSNGTMACWDMRFQLPISSHSHPSKARIRRLLMHPVYQSWVIAAVQGNNEVSMWDMETGDRRFTLWASSAPPLSELQPSPHSIHGIYCSPASGNPILLTAGSDMKIRFWDLAYPERSYVVAGSSNCPSVSYYRKIIEGTEVVQEIQNKQKMGPSDETPRKGPESLPVGHHDIITDIATFQTTQGFIVTASRDGIVKVWK, encoded by the exons ATGGGGAACCAGCTGGCTGGCATCGCCCCCTCGCAGATTCTCTCTGTGGACAGCTACTTCTCGGACATCCACGACTTCGAGTATGACAAGAGCCTGGGCAGCACCCGCTTCTTCAAGGTGGCCCGAGCCAAGCACCGGGAGGGGCTGGTGGTCGTGAAGGTGTTTGCCATTCAGGATCCCACCTTACCCCTGACGAGCTACaaacaggagctggaggagctgaagaTAAGGTTACACTCGGCACAGAACTGCCTCCCCTTCCAGAAAGCCACCCTGTCCGAGAAGGCCGCCATGCTTTTCAGACAGTACGTACGGGACAACCTTTATGACCGAATTAGTACCAGGCCGTTCCTGAACAACATCGAGAAAAGGTGGATCGCTTTCCAGATCCTCACTGCGGTGGACCAAGCGCACAAATCTGGAGTCCGCCACGGTGATATTAAAACTGAGAACATCATGGTGACCAGCTGGAACTGGGTTCTTCTAACTGACTTTGCCAGTTTTAAACCAACTTACCTTCCTGAAGACAATCCTGCTGACTTCAATTATTTCTTTGACACATCCCGGAGGAGAACATGTTACATCGCTCCCGAGCGCTTTGTCGATGGCAGCATGTTTGCCACGGAGCTGGAGAACATGAGGGACCCTTCCACTCCTTTGGTAGACTTGGCAAATAGCAATCAGCGAACAAGAGGGGAGTTAAAACGTGCAATGGATATCTTTTCTGCAG GTTGTGTAATAGCAGAGCTCTTCACAGAAGGTGTACCCTTGTTTGATTTATCTCAGCTTTTGGCGTACAGAAATGGCCTCTTTTCCCCTGACCAAGTCCTAAACAAAATTGAAGACCACAGTATCAGAGAACTG GTTACTCAGATGATCCATCGAGAGCCAGATAAACGTTTAGCAGCTGAAGATTATTTGAAACAGCAACGTAACAATGcatttcctgaaatattttacacTTTTCTTCAGCCTTACATGGCCCAGTTTGCCAAGGAAACGTTTGTGTCAGCAGATGAGCGTATATTGGTCATACGTAAAGATCTGGACAACATCATTCACAATCTCTGTGGGCACGACCGCACAGAGAAGGCCGAGGGAGAGACAAAAGAGAATGGGCTGGTTATTCTAGTGTCTGTGATAACTTCCTGTTTACAGACTCTCAAGTACTGTGATTCAAAACTGGCTGCTTTGGAGCTGATTCTTCATTTAGCACCAAGATTAAGTGTAGAGATTCTTCTGGATCGTATTACTCCTTATCTGTTACATTTCAGCAACGACTCTGTGCCCAGGGTGAGGGCAGAATCTGTGAGGACACTAACTAAAGTTCTTGCTCTCGTCAAAGAGGTGCCACGCAATGATATTAACATTTACCCAGAATACATTCTGCCAGGCATTGCACACTTGGCCCAGGATGAAGCCACCATCGTCAGACTTGCATATGCTG AAAATATAGCACTATTGGCAGAAACAGCTCTGAGATTTCTGGAGTTAGTACAGCTGAAAAATCTGAATATGGAAAATGAACCAAACGGTGAAGAAATGGATGAAACATCTCATCCTAGTGATAACTATGACACAG AGTTGCAAGCCTTGCATGAAATGGTCCAGCAGAAAGTTGTGACTTTGCTAAGTGACCCAGAGAATATTGTGAAGCAGACACTGATGGAAAATGGAATAACACGTCTGTGTGTCTTTTTTGGACGTCAGAAAGCCAACGATGTTCTTCTGTCTCATATGATCACTTTCTTAAATGACAAGAATGACTGGCATCTTCGAGGAGCTTTCTTTGACAGCATTGTTG gtGTTGCTGCTTATGTTGGATGGCAAAGCTCATCAATTCTCAAACCTCTGCTTCAGCAAGGTCTCAGTGATGCTGAAGAATTTGTCATTTATAAAGCCCTCAATGCTCTTACTTGTATGTGCCAGCTGGGGCTCTTGCAAAAGCCCCATATTTATGAGTTTGCTTGTGATATAG caccATTCCTGTGTCACCCTAATCTTTGGATATGTTATGGTGCAGTTGGATTTATCACTGTGGTGGCACAGTATTTGAATATTGCTGATGTCTATTGCAAGCTAATGCCATACCTCCATCCTTTTATCACACAACCAATAATACAG GTAGACAAAGAAATAGTCCTGTTAAGTGTCCTTAAGGAGCCTGTCAGCCGTTCCATATTTGATTATGTCTTAAGATCAAAGGATATCACGAGCCTCTTCCGACACCTGCACTTGCGACAGATGAAGAGAACTGGAGCTCTCTCTGAGTGCCCACCCCCAGAGGACCCTGCCATTGCACAGCTCTTGAAGAAGCTTATTTCACAA GGGATGactgaggaggaagaagacAAACTGTTAGCACTGAAGGACTTTATGTTAAAATCTAATAAAGCTAAAGCCAATATTGTGGATCAGAGCCACCTGCATGATAGCAGTCACAAAGGGGTGATTGACTTGTCAGCTCTGGGAATAACTGGAAGACAAGTGGATCTTGTTAAAACAAAGCAGGATTCTGATGACAAACGTG CAAGAAAGCATGTAAAGCAAGATTCAAATGTAAATGAAGAATGGAAAAGCATGTTTGGGTCCCTGGAACCCACAAACATTTCCCAGCCAATATCCAAAGGACATGGGCAAACTACTGATCCTGAAGCCATCCAAGCTGGGAAACCACTTCGTTCAGAGTCCTCAGCTGGTATTTGTGCCACTTTGTCATCCTCTCCACAG GCATCTGATGGAGCAGTTGTCCAGCCCAGGAAACCaaccctgcagggcctgagcaGCACGATGTCCCCATCTGCACACCAGCTGCGCATCACCACCTGCAaaactgagctgcagcagctgatcCAGCAGAAGAGAGAGCAGTGTAATGCAGAGAGACTTGCCAAACAGATGATGGAGAATGCTGAGTGGGAGAGCAAGCCCCCACCTCCAG GATGGCGTCCCAAAGGGTTGTTGGTAGCTCACCTTCATGAACACAAGTCTGCCGTGAATCGCATTCGGGTCTCTGATGAACACTCCATTTTTGCCACTTGCTCAAATGATGGCACAGTGAAAGTCTGGAACAGCcaaaaaatggaaggaaaaaccACTACAACCAG ATCAATTTTAACATACTCTCGGATTGGAGGACATGTAAAGACACTTACATTTTGCCAAGGTTCACATTACTTGGCTATAGCTTCGGATAATGGAGCCATCCAGCTTCTTGGTATTGAATCCTCAAAGCTCCCCAAATCTCCTAAAATTCATCCAATACAAAGCAG GTCATTAGACCTGAAGGATGATGGCTGTGTGGTAGACATTCATCACTTCAATTCAGGAGCCCAGTCAGTTCTGGCTTATGGAACAGTTAATGGATCTCTGGTTGGATGGGATTTGCGATGCAGCAGCAATGCTTGGACACTGAAACACGATTTGAAGTTAGGCCTCATAACTTCATTTGCTGTGGACATACACCAGTGCTGGCTGTGTATTG GAACGAGCAATGGTACCATGGCATGCTGGGACATGAGGTTTCAGTTACCTATCTCCAGCCACTCTCATCCTTCCAAGGCCCGAATCAGACGCCTGCTCATGCATCCTGTCTATCAGTCCTGGGTAATAGCAG CTGTTCAAGGCAACAACGAAGTCTCTATGTGGGATATGGAAACTGGTGATCGACGCTTCACTCTGTGGGCCAGCAGTGCGCCACCTCTTTCAGAACTGCAG